AATAAAAAACAGGTCAGTAAAGAATATGGTTATAAGTAgattatgattataaatagatttgatagtaaaaataaatttatgtaaaatgtTCAGAATTACAGTGTGGACATTAGCTCAAGATCGTCAGATTATttgttgtaatataaaaaaagacgaTCATGAAATAGAGTATAATATTCCTACTCAAGGTGGATTTATCTATTGCGTAGCTCCTTGTCCTGTGGATACTTCACGAATCGCGTTTGGCGTAGGTGATACAATGTTACGTATCTGGAATTTATCTGAAGCACATGAAACTTCTTTTGACATTACTGTGTTAtggcaaaaaataaaaggcaaTATAAGATCTGTaagtttcttttatacattgtattatatgatcacaattaatttctttaaaaatatcataaagtaataatataatattcagaTTGCATGGCATCCAGTAAAAGAAAACTTGATAGCTTATGGAACTGCGGAAGGTCGTATTGGCATGTTTGATATAAATGGTAATAAAGCGCCAACTCTATACAGGCAATATCACAGAAAGACTGTATATACGTTACAATGGGGACCATATCCAGGAATTAAAGATCATGCCTTGTATTCTTGCGGGGAAGGCGATCTTGTATGTTATGATGCGGATAAACCAAACAaaggtaaaaatataattgtgatacattttgtttcattatggtgatattaatttttattattttttatagatccaACACTTATACTTGGGAAAAAATGCACAGAAGTATCATGGAAACCAGATTTCTCATGTTTAGCAGTAGGACTTCAAAATGGGTAAATTTTTCTGAAGgtgaaagtaaaaagatttatatacttCCAATAGCTATGaactttattttgttttaggaCGATCCTATTTTATAATCGCGATCTTAAAGAATTTGGTCATTCAGTTAGTGTTATGAATATAGGAGTACATTGTTTAATATGGCATCCTGATAGTACCGCAACGGATTTAACATACTCTCCacttagaaattatatagcTGTTGCCTATAATGCAACTACAATAACTGTACTTGATCTTTCAGaccttttcgaaaaaataaatgatgcAAATATATTTACGGGATCAAATGATAAAGTAAATGATACTGAAAGAATACCTTCAAGAACTGTTAACAAAATCGTTGCAACATTGAATGGCCATAGTAACAAAATTGTTGGTTTAGCATGGAGTCCACATTTAAGTGGATACTTAGTTTCAAGTAGTTATGATTGTACAGCACaggtatttgtgtgtgtgtgtgtgtgtgtgtctgtattcCATTTGATTGCAGGAGTACTAATTAAGTGTAAagtgtattttatattgattatttttgtatcagGTATGGAATGTCGAAAGACAAGAACTGATAGCAACGTTTACAGATCATTGTGGACCTATTTATTGTTGTATGTGGAGTCCCTTAGATCCAGATCTGGTAATAACAGGATCAGCAGATTTTACATTACGTTTGTGGAGAATATCATCTCAGTCAGTCTTACTGCCTGAAAAAAAGTCTAGTTCAAAAAAATctaaatcgaaaaagaataaacaaaaaataaacgaagataataatacaacGATAAATGACGTTAatgtcgataataaaaatacttcagAAACAGTTATAGaagcaataaataaaacttcGGAATCTGCAACAATTAAAACAGGTATTGAATAAAGATTATAGCGACctaaagttataaaataattataacatatttcatattatagaGATATCAATGGCTATTGCAAAGgagatacaaaagaaaactcCAGAAAAAAGTTCATATTTTCCAACGTACTCAAAAATAATGAACAACAAATTTGCTATCCttaaatctattaaatatcttattaaagaggaagaaagttttttaaattcaGAACAACAACTAAAAGAAAATGCTGGATTACCTTCTTTGTTTACTGAAGATACAAATCTTTCtgatattattaacaatgaaagtgagtatatattatagacataaaatattaaaatatgtagtaataattattatcattcttttcaGAATCCGTACTTACCGCTCAGGGGAATCATACTGCGGTGACAGAGATTAATATGTGGCATGATaatcttaaagaaaatttagaaattgCTGTTAAAGAAAAACGTCTTAATGATACTTTAATTTCACTTTCGCCAAGTCTTTCAATGAAGTTAGttgtgtttatttattaaattaagaataaatactgatttttaattttactcgttaaatttattttttattaaagttattcttattctttcatattttaggACATGGCGTGAAATGTGTGAAGCATATGCAAATCAATTGATACTTGAATCAAATCCAACCAAGGCAGTGTCATACTTACTTTGCATCCATAAGATTTATGAAGCTATAGATGTTTTTCAAAATGTACGAATGTTTAAAGAAGCCTATTGTCTTGCTAAATCTAAATTAGATTCTAATGAcataatgataaaaacaatattacaaaattggGCAAATTATGAATTTGAAAAAGGTCATTTTGAAGCTGCAGCTCATTGGTATGCTATACAAATTTGTTACTTCATTACACACGATAAttgtctattattattaatttcagttATGTAAAATTAGGAGCTTATTCAGAAGCAGCCTCCTTATTAGCACGTAGAAAAGATGTAGAAAGTTTGACAATAGCTGCTAAGCTAGCGTTGCTATCTAATGAGAGTGTTTTAAGCAAATCATTAGTAGAACAGGCCATAATGGAAGCTTTAAAAAATTCAGATACATCTCTCgcagaaaatataattttgaagttTCCACATATTAAGGTAAAGAGCAtacattttatgaatttttgatTATGGTGATATAACATATAGTATAAATTTACAGTATTTAGAAGTTCAAGTAAAGGTGTTtaaggaattaaaaaagatattagaaaaaaaaatagaagaaagtacAATCTATACTTGGTTAAAGGGTGAACTCGAGGATGGTATATTACAGATTTTTGAAGATCATCGTGAAGAATATAAAGCTTATTACGATGATCTGTGTCAATATAGCTTCAGTAATCTTATTGATAATCAAGCAACAGTAAGTATATTCATGAAATAATCGTGATGTTgaagttaaaataaatttgaattcaTACTCTGTTTCAGTTGTGGATAAACGTTAGTGGCCAATTAGCAATGGCAATGATTTGTGATTCAATGGAAAAACAATTAACTCATTTGATCAATGCATTAAGTATTATTTCTCAATTTGAAATACTACatcgtaaatatatagtaaatcATGGAAGTTCTTTTATTAAAGTACTTACTAATTTAGATAACAAAAGTCCtacagaagagaagagtatTTATGCACGAAAATGTTCTCTATCTAAAAGTTTACGCGCTTATTTGTGCATTGGACTTTTGAATTGGATTTTAGATGATAGTAATAACCTATCTATAAATGATCAAAGTAttcaaataatacaattaatagaAGAACTACTTGAAGAcattcttgaaaaagaaacagtcaGATATTGGTCATTAACCAACGAAATCACGAAATTAGAGGCTCAAATAGTTTCCAATTtaggtataattaatataatgaaatattgttgttattattcaatatctataaataatgaaatgcacaattttttaatttactttgtATTGTATTATAGGTAAAACACAGAAGGtagatgaaaatataaatagtgaAGATGATGATATGCTCTTATTAAAAAAGCTTGATgacataaaaaatgaaaagaaacgatttattaacgaacgcaTATGTGCGCCATGTCCTATTTTAGCATATAGTAAAGCCAATGAATTAATAGATAAGTTTTCTAGTGAAaacgttataattaaattttcagcAAAACTTAATGAAATATGGATAGAAGctattaagtaattaattaaacaaaaaacagaaaaaatagaaattggaCTTCAAAGAAGACATGTATATTGTAAATGTATCTGAAAAGTAaatgtatgtgtctgtgtatttTTATGTGTTGCAAGTATATCGATAACACTTTGTGTAATACTTTATAAATGGATCCTCAATATAAATGcaatttaatatcttcttaTTCTATTCTATCCTGGGATTTGATTTgcctttattatatatatatatacacacagtgTGTGTACACTCATTATCAAAAATGCAACAGAAGTAATTTAACCTTTCGTAAGATTAAAGATCGgctaatttgtttttctttttgcactACATATATTACGCAATTTTTTTACATGACGTAAAGATTATGGCTATCTGTGAACACGAAACATCTAAAATACctcataattaaataaaaaaataaacaaaataattcgcagatcttatataataaatcagcTATCGACTGTAAACATAAAACATCAAGagcattttataattaaataagaaacaatcaaaataatataccaataataagtataaaacatcttaaaattaaataagaagcaatcaaaatattgtaatatgcaaattttttataataaatcagcaGTCTGctgtgaaaataaaacatcgaaaatattttataattatgtgaGAAACAATCGAATTACGAATCCACacaaatcaaaatattaatacacaataatatatatatgcataccaGTAATATATGCGAGTATTTTACTGTTTCCACAGAAAAATGAGGTGAATCTACTATGCAAAACGACTCTTGAATGACTCGGACAGTCCTTTTAAATGTGAAaacttcaaaattaatattttcgtcgTAAGAACTTTAAGAATAACAAGTACGTAGGGAAGCCAGTGCATGGTAATGCCATTGACATAATGCGCATGCGTGACGGTCCACAAAGGTTATTTTATTGTACGGGTTGCGATATTTTTGTGGTACaggttaaatattttttctaacgtactAATGTCTTATTTTATACActaatcgatcgaagaaaacgcAATTTTCGTGCTTGAATGTATGCAGGTCGTAGCatcgtttcgtttaaaaaatatccgcaaaaataaaattggcaTCTTCTGTGGTTTCTGTGCTTTCTAtttggaattattttcttcgttttatttttacagtaTCGGTACTTTCACTTTTTAACGATgcatctattaataatttgccATTAATTATAGTTCATATATGCCATTTCGTATTGCACTCGATTTTCATACACACACCCATGAACACATTCATCTATGCATACCTTCGTATAAGGTTATTCCCTATATGAAcacttaattttaataatttcaacaataatttaacaaaagcAATTAATTTTGTCTAATACGATGTTACATTTTTTAGATTTCCAAAAATTGTACGCGTTGGAAAAGATTAGCAAAGGGATAgagaaaacaattatatatagatatatacacgaaACAGTTTTACATCGCATCAAGCTTATTGTTAGATAGGAAATCGTCCTAGAATATGGATATgcaaacaattattttatgttttaatattatagtttTCGATCATATATATGAAACAGCAGGTGTATATTCGTTGCCAGATTCGTTAGTAacaaaaacattattatttcgaagcTCTGGGAAAAGTTTAAAGAACCGTAATAAAGCGCTACGAATATCTCTTGCAACTTAGTTTCATTATTAGCATAGCCTTTATCATTCCTAACGAAGTTATATCCAGTACCAATCGGATTATTAACGTAAATTAAGTTAAGAGAAATACTCTAGGAATACTTACGCGCTGCAAGCGTTGTTAGAATTATGCCTTGTCTAGATAAAGCACGTCCAGACAGCTGCCGAGAGGAAGGAATACTGCGACTAACGCGTTGTAAGGACGACGAATGGAGGAAAGTCGTGCCAAAGTCGATCTCTCCGATCGTCCCtcgtttatttacaaatactttTCACTACAAGACTTCCCAAATTCTCCGAATTGtatacgatgtatatatacacacgtggTAACAACAATTTATCACGCTCGACcggtttttctttcgttatttgcCGGAAACAATAGGTACAGGACCTTTAAGCTATTATCCATGCTaatgttatctttctttttctacgaagaACCTCTTTGTATGTATTCAAAAACAGACAAACTTACGTGCGCGCAATAAGACTTTGCTATAACGACGATGTAAGCTatctaattttaaaattaaccTTATCCTTTACTTTTATGCCTGAATTATCGTCGAGAAAACATCACTTTTTGACAcgattttttcaaacaaaacgaAGCGCGTATTCGAAAGTTCGGAAGAATCGTATTCTCACTCGAATATTCATCTCTGAAGCGATCTCGTTCgtcaaaatcgttaaaaaattatacctGTATTTATCGTTGGCGTAAACCAACATAAAACAACGAGCGATGGACTGTCAACAAAAACGGACCTTTGAACGAATCGGATggttactctctctttctaaaagcAGAAACTTCAAAATCAATACTTTCCTCGTACTaacatcgaaaataatacacatttatatgaaaaataatcgtacgcGGGCGCACGAACATTTtccttacaaatatattttcacgtttGCGAGCTTTATTTCTACAGATATCaaatcgaaatgattaattttcacaGTTTGATGCAGCAAGATATTcgtttagatagtttttaatttcgtatatcatatttttaacgtttccatattattatacaaacagATCGAAACAACAGAcacgtggggaagccattgtAAAGATGACGTAACGCGTACGCGGGACGGTCCATAGCTTCCTTCCTGCCGCTTAATCCGCCATTCCGAATTAGTTCGTGGCACGCGTCGCAACCGagcttcgtcctctcgttaattgcagttaattagaatattttatccaACGTACGCTCTAATTTtgtatatcgatcgaacgtcgaaaaCGCTATTTCCACGGgtgaatttattaacatcgatcacgctcaactacgaaatatattctgctgcgttccttaacctaacaacCATACAAGCCAtcgttattttcgattatacaATGGAAGAACTACGACGTTCGCATTTtcgtcatcaattttacttatttacaatgagAAATGATGTTGGACacacgacaacgacgactggTAAGCATTGGTTGAAaaacattgttatttattatcgttgcaATCTTTACGTGAACGTTTAGTTATACAGGCGTCaaatcgaaatgattaattCTCACAGTTCGGTATAGCAAGATATccgtttagatagtttttaacttcgtatatcatatttttaacgttccgatattttcatacaaatagatcgaaactttacaagcacgtggggaagccattggaAAGATGACgtaatatgtacgtacgacgGTCCACATCTTTCTTGCTGCCGCTTACTCCGCCATTCTGAATTATTTCGTGGCGTTTGTCGCAAGCCagcttcgtcctctcgttgactgcaggtaattagaatattttatttaacgtgcgtcattattttatatagcgaTTGAATGCAGAAAACACGATTTGAGcggataaaatttgttaacacCGATCGCGCTCAACTGCGAATTGTAAATTATCGTCCTACcttccttaacctaacataaACGTGTAAACAATCGTTCTTTGCGGTTATACAATAGAAGAGCTACGACTTTCGGATTTtcgtcatcaattttacttatttacaataataaatggtgTTCGACATATAACGACGACTGGTAAGCGTTagttgaaaaagattattatttctcgtcgCAATAGTCGCTACATGAACGTTTAGTTATACAGGCgtcaaattgaaacgaataatttttacagtttggtgtaacaagatatccgtttagatagtttttaacttcgtatatcatatttttaacgtttcgatattctcatacaaatagatcgaaacaacgaACACGCGGGGAAGCCATTGGAAAGATGACGTAACGCGTACGCGCGACGGTCCATAGCTTCCTTCCTGCCGCCTAATCCGCCATTCCAAATCGTTTCGTGGTACGCGTCGCAACAGAGcttcgtccgttcgttaatTGCAGTTAATTAGAATAGTTTATTCAACGTGTACCATTATTTTACATACcgatcgaacgtcgaaaaAGCGATATCCGCgggtaaatttattaacatcgatcacgctcgactacgaaatataacttattctaccgcgttccttaacctaacaacCGTACAAGCCATCGTTACTTTTGATTATAGAATGGGAGAGGTACGACGTCTGGATTTTCGtcttcaattttacttatttacaatgagAAATGGTGTTGGACACACGACGACGAGTGGTAAGCATTAGTCGAAAAaggttcttatttattatcgctGTAATCCTTACTCGAACATTTTATCAAAtcgtaacgattaattttcataattttatgtagcaagatatccgtttcgatagtttttaacttcgtatatcatatttttaacgttttgatatttctatacaaatagatcgaaacaacaagcacgtggggaagccattgcaaAGCTGACGTAACGCGCATGCTCGACGATACAGCTTCCTTGTTGCCGCTTAATCCGCCATTCTGAATCAGTTCGTGGCACGTGTCCCAACCAagcttcgtcctctcgttaattgcaggtaattaaaatattttatttaacgtgcactattattttatataccgatCGAATGCCGAAAACGCGATTTTtccgataaaatttgttaacatcGGTCGCGCCCAACTGCGAATCGTAAATTGTACcgcgttccttaacctaacataaCCATATAAGCAATCGTTATTTACGATCGTACAACGGAAGAGCTACGACGTTCGCATTTTcctcatcaattttacttatttacaataataaatggtgTACGACACACAACGACGACTGGTAAGCGTTagttgaaaaagattattttttatcgtcgcaATAGTCTCTACATGAACGTTTAGTTATACAGGCgtcaaattgaaacgaataatttttacagtttggtgtaacaagatatccgtttagatagtttttaatttcgtatatcatatttttaacgtttcgatattctcatacaaatagatcgaaacaacaaacACGCGGGGAAGCCATTGGAATGATGACGTAACGCGTACGCGCGACGGTCCATAGCTTCCTTCCTGCCGCTTAATCCGCCATTCTAAATTGTCTCGTGCCAAGCGTTGCACTCGagcttcgtcctctcgttaattagaattattagttaattagaatattttatctaacgttCACTCAGATTTTATATAGCGACGAATACCAAAAATGCGATTTCCGCGagtgaatttattaataacgatcacGCACAATTgcgaaatataacttattctactgcgttccttaacctaacataaTCATCTAAGCCatcgttctttcgattataGGATGGAAGAGGTACGATGTTcggattatcaattttacttacgtaCGATAAGAAGTGATATTCGATACAGGACGACGAGTGGTGCGCagtagttaaaaaatattgctattGTCACTGTAATCTTTTTGGGAACGTTtagttaattctatatttacctTTTCAGGGCGTAGATTCTGTAAATTTGTTCGTCAGCGTTAACAACACAGTGTGGCCCATGTTCCTAGAAAGAAGCAAGATTGATTTGGCTAGAGTTCAACAAAGTAGACGTCTTCCGTTTAAGTTTATacattcattcttcgattaagCAGTGTTCTTTCAGCGAAACTTCTTTTAGTAATTTGCCGTcagagtatattttttgttcgattgtacattttttgggaagtgcgttttatatacgtggaatagttgataatttggaattcattcaaattgattaacgttgatgtaacattatttctttaattttacattagtgGATTCTACATGGATTCTTTCAaccttcatcgtcgtcatgtGATTAATAATCGACATCATCAGGATAGGGAGGAGTTGTGCACGGTCGTCACCGCGCAGTTGAATCTTTCTAGACGCAACCCACTTTTTATCGAGCACTTGTTTATGGTCGAGATTTGTCTCGTACCATTTTCTGTGCATTTACGCTGGTTGCTCTGCCTTCGTCcagcattataaaataaccgaGGACATTCTACTCTCCTCCTTATTTTTTAGACCTGCTTCAGATGTCGTTAATTGATCTCACGTCGAGGACGATCGATGGGAAAATCTATGTACGCGAACGCGCTTaatctacattattttaacgagcCGTCGTCCGTCTTGGAATATCactgcgaaataaaaattgtagactTTTCGTTGATAGTACATGATAGAACGAATACTGCTTAAATCACGGAGTGGATGTATCATTCGACGGGTCGTTTCCTGATTGCTGTAATGCGGTTGACAGTTCTTTAGccgtaagatatttttgaattattcatactTTTACTGCAGCTGTATTTCGTTTCGTATTCtacagtttattttattgtggGTTTTTCAGAAAACCGATctcttaatttcattttttttttctttttttcaaccatTAATAGTGCACACCTGCACTCTACTTAGATATGATCTTAGAAGAAATTCTACAAGATATTGTATAGAAATGATCTAGgagaaatatgtaattgcatgcaggcttatgtacattttccttaaaaatatagttttcacGCTTAGGAGCTTTATTTTGAGAGATATTAAAgtgaaacgattaattttcatagtaTGGAGTAGTCTGATATCaatttagatagtttttaaattcgtatatcatatttttaatgttccgatattttcgtacaaatagatcgaaatgttacaagcacgtggggaagccattgcaaAGGTGACGTAATGCGCAAGCGCAGCGGTCCACAGCCTCCTTGCTGCCTCAGAATCCACCATTTTGAATAATGATTGGCACGTGTTATGACCAAGCTTTTTTCTTGGaggtaattagaatattttatctaacgtaCGCTCTAATTTTATGTACCGATCGAATGTCGAAAACGCGATTTCCACAagtgaatttattaacatcgatcacgttcaattgcgaaatataacttattctactgcgttccttaacctaacataaTCATCTAAGCCatcgttctttcgattataGGATGGAAGAGGTACGATGTTcggattatcaattttacttacgtaCGATAAGAAGTGATATTCGATACAGGACGACGAGTGGTGCGCagtagttaaaaaatattgctattGTCACTGTAATCTTTTTGGGAACGTTtagttaattctatatttacctTTTCAGGGCGTAGATTCTGTAAATTTGTTCGTCAGCGTTAACAACACAGTGTGGCCCATGTTCCTAGAAAGAAGCAAGATTGATTTGGCTAGAGTTCAACAAAGTAGACGTCTTCCGTTTAAGTTTATacattcattcttcgattaagCAGTGTTCTTTCAGCGAAACTTCTTTTAGTAATTTGCCGTcagagtatattttttgttcgattgtacattttttgggaagtgcgttttatatacgtggaatagttgataattcggaattcattcaaattgattaacgttgatgtaacattatttctttaattttacattagtgGATTCTACATGGATTCTTTCAaccttcatcgtcgtcatgtGATTAATAATCGACATCATCAGGATAGGGAGGAGTTGTGCACGGTCGTCACCGCGCAGTTGAATCTTTCTAGACGCAACCCACTTTTTATCGAGCACTTGTTTATGGTCGAGATTTGTCTCGTACCATTTTCTGTGCATTTACGCTGGTTGCTCTGCCTTCGTCcagcattataaaataaccgaGGACATTCTACTCTCCTCCTTATTTTTTAGACCTGCTTCAGATGTCGTTAATTGATCTCACGTCGAGGACGATCGATGGGAAAATCTATGTACGCG
This genomic window from Vespula vulgaris chromosome 17, iyVesVulg1.1, whole genome shotgun sequence contains:
- the LOC127069954 gene encoding gem-associated protein 5 isoform X2, with translation MNEVTLPPSPNWYLNSIFTCSKDGTIAWGARNAIIIAKRQQENKILNYSIIKDAHIDRVTSLAFSPEYGQEDKNLLVSGGDEFTVRIWNLDNLSTIMAYSYQDTKQNVIGVDWCFKDPNIIYCISTDGLLISWNVSFNTCYPISLGKLTATCLSVCPHDCNLVAIGSKAGLVYIVDTHGTGSIRYKLRGHDTEISSLSWCPVEHNILNNENSRDLLLASGAKDKSIFLWRAGGDGRYQLEITLPNAPLDSRQHRSKSNVSTGNWISVCWAEPKLLLTSSFWGELLAWDLKTLNKNKPLCKVVHACHNRTLFSIVIVPYVYETINDSWRIKNRITVWTLAQDRQIICCNIKKDDHEIEYNIPTQGGFIYCVAPCPVDTSRIAFGVGDTMLRIWNLSEAHETSFDITVLWQKIKGNIRSIAWHPVKENLIAYGTAEGRIGMFDINGNKAPTLYRQYHRKTVYTLQWGPYPGIKDHALYSCGEGDLVCYDADKPNKDPTLILGKKCTEVSWKPDFSCLAVGLQNGTILFYNRDLKEFGHSVSVMNIGVHCLIWHPDSTATDLTYSPLRNYIAVAYNATTITVLDLSDLFEKINDANIFTGSNDKVNDTERIPSRTVNKIVATLNGHSNKIVGLAWSPHLSGYLVSSSYDCTAQVWNVERQELIATFTDHCGPIYCCMWSPLDPDLVITGSADFTLRLWRISSQSVLLPEKKSSSKKSKSKKNKQKINEDNNTTINDVNVDNKNTSETVIEAINKTSESATIKTEISMAIAKEIQKKTPEKSSYFPTYSKIMNNKFAILKSIKYLIKEEESFLNSEQQLKENAGLPSLFTEDTNLSDIINNEKSVLTAQGNHTAVTEINMWHDNLKENLEIAVKEKRLNDTLISLSPSLSMKTWREMCEAYANQLILESNPTKAVSYLLCIHKIYEAIDVFQNVRMFKEAYCLAKSKLDSNDIMIKTILQNWANYEFEKGHFEAAAHCYVKLGAYSEAASLLARRKDVESLTIAAKLALLSNESVLSKSLVEQAIMEALKNSDTSLAENIILKFPHIKYLEVQVKVFKELKKILEKKIEESTIYTWLKGELEDGILQIFEDHREEYKAYYDDLCQYSFSNLIDNQATLWINVSGQLAMAMICDSMEKQLTHLINALNNKSPTEEKSIYARKCSLSKSLRAYLCIGLLNWILDDSNNLSINDQSIQIIQLIEELLEDILEKETVRYWSLTNEITKLEAQIVSNLGKTQKVDENINSEDDDMLLLKKLDDIKNEKKRFINERICAPCPILAYSKANELIDKFSSENVIIKFSAKLNEIWIEAIK
- the LOC127069954 gene encoding gem-associated protein 5 isoform X1 is translated as MNEVTLPPSPNWYLNSIFTCSKDGTIAWGARNAIIIAKRQQENKILNYSIIKDAHIDRVTSLAFSPEYGQEDKNLLVSGGDEFTVRIWNLDNLSTIMAYSYQDTKQNVIGVDWCFKDPNIIYCISTDGLLISWNVSFNTCYPISLGKLTATCLSVCPHDCNLVAIGSKAGLVYIVDTHGTGSIRYKLRGHDTEISSLSWCPVEHNILNNENSRDLLLASGAKDKSIFLWRAGGDGRYQLEITLPNAPLDSRQHRSKSNVSTGNWISVCWAEPKLLLTSSFWGELLAWDLKTLNKNKPLCKVVHACHNRTLFSIVIVPYVYETINDSWRIKNRITVWTLAQDRQIICCNIKKDDHEIEYNIPTQGGFIYCVAPCPVDTSRIAFGVGDTMLRIWNLSEAHETSFDITVLWQKIKGNIRSIAWHPVKENLIAYGTAEGRIGMFDINGNKAPTLYRQYHRKTVYTLQWGPYPGIKDHALYSCGEGDLVCYDADKPNKDPTLILGKKCTEVSWKPDFSCLAVGLQNGTILFYNRDLKEFGHSVSVMNIGVHCLIWHPDSTATDLTYSPLRNYIAVAYNATTITVLDLSDLFEKINDANIFTGSNDKVNDTERIPSRTVNKIVATLNGHSNKIVGLAWSPHLSGYLVSSSYDCTAQVWNVERQELIATFTDHCGPIYCCMWSPLDPDLVITGSADFTLRLWRISSQSVLLPEKKSSSKKSKSKKNKQKINEDNNTTINDVNVDNKNTSETVIEAINKTSESATIKTEISMAIAKEIQKKTPEKSSYFPTYSKIMNNKFAILKSIKYLIKEEESFLNSEQQLKENAGLPSLFTEDTNLSDIINNEKSVLTAQGNHTAVTEINMWHDNLKENLEIAVKEKRLNDTLISLSPSLSMKTWREMCEAYANQLILESNPTKAVSYLLCIHKIYEAIDVFQNVRMFKEAYCLAKSKLDSNDIMIKTILQNWANYEFEKGHFEAAAHCYVKLGAYSEAASLLARRKDVESLTIAAKLALLSNESVLSKSLVEQAIMEALKNSDTSLAENIILKFPHIKYLEVQVKVFKELKKILEKKIEESTIYTWLKGELEDGILQIFEDHREEYKAYYDDLCQYSFSNLIDNQATLWINVSGQLAMAMICDSMEKQLTHLINALSIISQFEILHRKYIVNHGSSFIKVLTNLDNKSPTEEKSIYARKCSLSKSLRAYLCIGLLNWILDDSNNLSINDQSIQIIQLIEELLEDILEKETVRYWSLTNEITKLEAQIVSNLGKTQKVDENINSEDDDMLLLKKLDDIKNEKKRFINERICAPCPILAYSKANELIDKFSSENVIIKFSAKLNEIWIEAIK